The following proteins are co-located in the Vidua macroura isolate BioBank_ID:100142 chromosome 1, ASM2450914v1, whole genome shotgun sequence genome:
- the LOC128805524 gene encoding cytochrome b-c1 complex subunit 7 — protein MRDDTLHEDDDVKEALKRLPEHLYNERVFRIKRALDLSLKHQILPKDQWVKYEEDHHYLEPYLKEVIRERQEREAWNKK, from the exons ATGCGAGATGATACATTGCATGAAGATGATGATGTAAAAGAAGCATTGAAGAGACTTCCAGAACATCTGTACAATGAAAGAGTATTTCGCATAAAACGAGCACTGGACTTAAGCTTGAAACATCAGATCCTTCCCAAAGACCAGTGGGTGAAGTATGAAGAG GATCACCATTATCTCGAACCATACCTAAAGGAAGTAATCCGTGAAAGACAAGAAAGGGAAGCATGGAACAAGAAGTAA